The proteins below come from a single Saccharophagus degradans 2-40 genomic window:
- the mutY gene encoding A/G-specific adenine glycosylase gives MKQTHPFAHKLLAWFDKHGRKNLPWQQPITPYRVWLSEIMLQQTQVETVIPYFNRFLERFPNLLDLAKAPQDDVLHLWTGLGYYARARNLHKCAQTIWENYNGEFPNTVEELASLPGIGPSTAAAIASIAFEHPTAILDGNVKRVLARHHTVEGWPGQKPVENILWQHAHSHMPQKRCRDYTQAIMDLGATLCTRSKPQCHACPVAQSCQAYAQGNPLDYPGKKPKKLMPVKAVNMLMLRSPTGDIFLQQRPQQGIWGGLWSLPEIEPEQSPLEHTLATYGEVTQHQQIAQLRHTFSHYHLDISAHLLDLKRAPVQVMEQSDCVWYKLHTPQALGLAAPVKKLLQLVKQHHSETP, from the coding sequence ATGAAGCAAACACACCCATTTGCCCACAAGCTACTGGCTTGGTTTGATAAACACGGCCGCAAAAACCTGCCGTGGCAGCAGCCCATTACGCCCTACCGCGTGTGGCTATCTGAAATTATGCTACAGCAAACCCAAGTAGAAACAGTAATACCCTACTTCAATCGCTTTTTAGAGCGCTTCCCAAACCTATTAGATTTAGCCAAAGCCCCACAAGATGACGTGCTGCACCTATGGACAGGCCTAGGCTACTACGCCCGCGCCCGCAACCTACACAAATGCGCACAAACCATTTGGGAAAACTACAACGGCGAATTCCCAAACACCGTAGAAGAGCTGGCCAGCCTGCCCGGCATAGGCCCAAGCACCGCCGCCGCCATAGCCAGCATAGCCTTTGAACACCCCACCGCCATACTGGACGGCAACGTAAAACGCGTACTTGCCCGCCACCACACCGTAGAAGGCTGGCCTGGGCAAAAACCGGTAGAAAACATCCTGTGGCAACACGCCCACAGCCACATGCCGCAAAAACGCTGCCGCGACTACACCCAAGCCATAATGGATCTAGGCGCAACCCTATGCACACGCAGCAAACCCCAATGCCACGCCTGCCCCGTAGCCCAAAGCTGCCAAGCCTATGCCCAAGGCAACCCGCTAGACTACCCCGGCAAAAAGCCTAAAAAACTCATGCCCGTAAAAGCGGTAAACATGCTTATGCTACGCAGCCCCACAGGCGATATATTTTTACAGCAGCGCCCACAGCAAGGCATATGGGGCGGCCTGTGGAGCCTGCCAGAAATAGAGCCAGAACAAAGCCCGCTAGAACACACCTTAGCCACCTACGGCGAAGTAACACAGCACCAACAAATAGCCCAATTGCGCCACACCTTTAGCCATTACCACCTAGATATAAGCGCCCACTTGCTAGACTTAAAACGCGCACCCGTGCAGGTAATGGAACAAAGCGATTGCGTTTGGTATAAGCTACACACCCCGCAGGCCCTTGGCCTTGCTGCACCGGTTAAAAAACTACTGCAACTGGTAAAACAACACCACTCGGAGACCCCATGA
- the gcvT gene encoding glycine cleavage system aminomethyltransferase GcvT codes for MLNETVLAPLHREIGGKMVDFGGWDMPLHYGSQVEEHQKVRTDAGMFDVSHMTVVDVTGAGAKTFLQYVLANDVAKLTKNGKALYSGMLNHEGGVVDDLIVYLMEWGYRVVVNCATREKDLAWMVEHAKGFEVALNERDDLAMIAVQGPAAREKTAQILPELLTMDLDIFQGADVAALGDVTFFVARTGYTGEDGYEIMLPTSDADAFWRALMAVGVAPCGLGARDTLRLEAGMNLYGHEMDDNTSPLVANMAWTIAWQPEERNFIGREAISAEKAAGVTHKLVGLVLQDRGVLRAEQVVTCEGVEGEGVITSGTFSPTLSKSVALARVPVAFSGECTVAVRNKQLKALVVKPSFVRLGKALV; via the coding sequence ATGCTTAATGAAACAGTTTTAGCGCCACTACACCGCGAAATTGGTGGCAAGATGGTCGATTTTGGTGGCTGGGATATGCCATTGCATTACGGGTCGCAGGTTGAAGAGCATCAAAAAGTGCGTACCGATGCCGGTATGTTTGATGTTTCTCACATGACTGTAGTGGATGTGACCGGCGCTGGTGCTAAGACGTTTTTACAGTATGTGTTGGCTAACGATGTGGCCAAGCTTACCAAGAATGGTAAGGCGTTGTATTCGGGCATGCTTAACCATGAGGGTGGCGTGGTTGATGATTTGATTGTGTACCTTATGGAGTGGGGGTACCGCGTTGTAGTGAACTGCGCTACCCGCGAAAAAGATTTAGCCTGGATGGTCGAGCACGCAAAAGGGTTTGAGGTTGCGCTAAACGAGCGCGACGATTTGGCGATGATTGCGGTGCAAGGCCCTGCTGCACGCGAGAAAACGGCGCAAATTTTGCCCGAATTGTTAACTATGGATTTAGATATATTCCAAGGCGCCGATGTAGCCGCGCTGGGCGATGTAACTTTTTTTGTGGCGCGCACTGGTTACACCGGTGAAGACGGTTACGAAATTATGCTGCCCACTAGCGATGCCGATGCGTTTTGGCGTGCGCTTATGGCGGTGGGTGTAGCGCCTTGCGGTTTGGGTGCGCGCGATACATTGCGTTTAGAGGCGGGTATGAATTTGTACGGCCACGAGATGGACGATAACACCTCGCCGCTGGTGGCCAATATGGCGTGGACGATTGCTTGGCAGCCAGAAGAGCGCAATTTTATTGGTCGCGAGGCGATTAGCGCCGAGAAAGCGGCGGGCGTTACCCATAAGTTGGTGGGCCTAGTGTTGCAAGATCGCGGTGTGCTGCGCGCAGAGCAGGTTGTAACCTGTGAAGGCGTAGAGGGCGAGGGTGTAATTACCAGCGGTACTTTTTCGCCTACATTAAGTAAATCTGTGGCGCTTGCGCGCGTACCGGTGGCTTTTAGCGGTGAGTGCACAGTGGCTGTGCGCAATAAGCAGTTAAAAGCGTTGGTGGTTAAGCCTAGTTTTGTGCGTTTGGGTAAGGCTTTGGTTTAA
- the gcvH gene encoding glycine cleavage system protein GcvH, which translates to MSELRSELKYLESHEWARVEEDGTVTIGITDHAQEALGDVVFVEVPEVGSQVSIGEEAGVVESVKAASDIYSPVSGEVIAVNEALEDAPETVNSSPYDDGWFFKVKPDDLDELEKALSMEDYKAAIESDD; encoded by the coding sequence ATGAGCGAATTGCGAAGCGAATTGAAATACCTAGAGAGTCACGAGTGGGCTCGAGTTGAAGAAGACGGTACGGTAACTATTGGTATTACCGACCACGCTCAAGAAGCCTTGGGTGATGTAGTGTTTGTAGAAGTGCCAGAGGTGGGCAGCCAAGTATCTATTGGCGAAGAAGCCGGTGTGGTTGAATCTGTTAAAGCTGCTTCCGATATTTACTCGCCCGTTTCTGGTGAAGTAATTGCCGTTAACGAAGCCTTGGAAGATGCCCCCGAAACTGTAAACAGCTCGCCTTACGACGATGGTTGGTTCTTTAAAGTTAAGCCAGATGATTTAGATGAGCTAGAAAAAGCGCTTTCTATGGAAGATTACAAAGCTGCTATTGAAAGCGACGACTAA
- a CDS encoding substrate-binding domain-containing protein — protein sequence MRIKHLIGMTIFLAGTLFSVQSLADIAIIVHPSNGAALDADEVSRIFLGKAKSFPGGATAVPVNQAEGSIVRTAFDDGIIGKSASQLKSYWSKLVFTGKGTPPQEVSSEDEIKKLVASNPNMIGYIDAANVDSSVKVALTF from the coding sequence ATGAGAATTAAACACTTAATCGGCATGACTATCTTCCTCGCTGGCACCTTGTTTAGCGTGCAAAGCTTGGCGGATATCGCAATTATCGTTCACCCATCCAATGGCGCCGCACTAGACGCAGATGAAGTGAGCCGTATCTTTTTGGGTAAAGCAAAATCCTTCCCTGGTGGCGCTACCGCAGTGCCAGTAAACCAAGCAGAAGGCTCTATTGTGCGCACCGCTTTCGACGATGGCATTATCGGCAAATCGGCTAGCCAGCTTAAATCCTACTGGTCCAAACTGGTATTTACCGGCAAGGGTACACCCCCACAGGAAGTAAGCAGCGAAGACGAAATTAAAAAGCTAGTTGCCTCTAACCCCAATATGATTGGCTACATAGATGCAGCCAACGTGGATAGCTCGGTGAAAGTTGCATTAACTTTCTAA